A genomic segment from Triticum dicoccoides isolate Atlit2015 ecotype Zavitan chromosome 1A, WEW_v2.0, whole genome shotgun sequence encodes:
- the LOC119277526 gene encoding NADH:quinone reductase-like — protein sequence MGWKGVLGFDYGVVQAPLGPDISGPELAAAVANAGAIGLLRLPDWPAPDHVRGLIQRTRSLTEKPFGAAIVLAFPHEENLRVVLEEKLAVLQVYWGEFPKERVDEAHRAGVKVLHQVGNLEEAAKAKEAGVDGIIVQGREAGGHVIGQEGLLPLLPRVVDLVSDSTVSVIAAGGIVDGRGYAAALALGAHGVCLGTRFVATEESFAHPLYKKKLIEMNCTDYTAVFGRARWPGAPQRVLKTPFYVEWKNLPDHETEENQPIIGHSIIHGVHKDICRFAGTVPNATTTGDIDSMAMYAGQSVGLITEIVPAREVVKRLVAEAQRVIGEKLSGFPKSSE from the exons ATGGGGTGGAAGGGCGTCCTGGGGTTCGACTACGGCGTCGTGCAGGCACCGCTCGGCCCCGACATCTCCGgcccggagctcgccgccgccgtcgccaacgCTGGCGCCATAGGCCTCCTCCGCCTTCCTGACTGG CCGGCGCCGGACCACGTGAGGGGGTTGATACAGAGGACCAGGAGCCTGACCGAGAAGCCGTTCGGGGCGGCCATCGTGCTGGCCTTCCCGCACGAGGAGAATCTGAGGGTCGTGCTGGAGGAGAAGCTCGCCGTGCTGCAGGTGTACTGGGGCGAGTTCCCCAAGGAGCGGGTCGACGAGGCCCATCGTGCCGGCGTCAAGGTCTTGCATCAG GTTGGTAACCTTGAGGAGGCAGCAAAAGCTAAGGAAGCTGGTGTAGATGGAATTATCGTTCAAGGCCGCGAAGCAGGGGGGCATGTGATTGGTCAA GAGGGTCTGCTACCGTTGCTGCCGAGAGTAGTGGATCTAGTTTCAGATAGTACTGTTTCGGTTATCGCCGCTGGTGGAATCGTAGATGGCCGTGGCTATGCTGCTGCATTGGCACTTGGTGCTCATGGTGTTTGCTTAGGAACTAG GTTTGTAGCCACCGAGGAAAGCTTTGCGCATCCGCTGTATAAGAAAAAGCTAATTGAGATGAATTGCACGGACTATACAGCTGTGTTCGGGCGTGCTAGATGGCCTGGTGCTCCACAACGTGTCCTGAAGACACCTTTCTATGTTGAGTGGAAGAATCTTCCAGATCATGAAACAGAGGAAAATCAGCCTATTATAGGTCATTCTATCATCCATGGTGTG CACAAGGATATATGCCGGTTTGCTGGTACTGTTCCTAATGCGACAACAACAGGCGATATCGATAGCATGGCCATGTATGCTGGCCAGAGTGTTGGGCTAATCACCGAGATTGTACCAGCAAGGGAAGTTGTCAAGAGGCTAGTCGCTGAAGCACAGCGTGTCATTGGAGAAAAGCTTTCTGGTTTCCCCAAATCATCAGAGTAG